A stretch of Petrotoga mexicana DSM 14811 DNA encodes these proteins:
- a CDS encoding Na+/H+ antiporter subunit E, with product MAYIFLFTIWSVLINDFSDLSLILGVFVVIITIRTTNLFFKNTTYGTIQILAYSLGSLLKMYKNAFSFLPLILLKKYSGLSHIDVKGKSDFEKAAIANSISLTPKTLVLYEEDGKLIVHKVSSTPEEAHRADNIWKDDII from the coding sequence ATGGCATACATCTTTTTATTTACAATTTGGAGTGTTCTAATTAACGATTTTTCTGATCTTTCCTTAATTTTGGGAGTTTTTGTTGTTATCATCACAATTAGAACTACCAACCTGTTTTTTAAAAATACTACTTATGGGACGATACAAATATTGGCGTACAGTTTGGGTAGCCTTTTAAAAATGTACAAAAATGCCTTTTCTTTTTTGCCTTTGATACTCTTAAAAAAGTACTCCGGTTTATCGCATATAGACGTTAAAGGGAAATCAGATTTTGAAAAAGCTGCAATAGCAAATTCTATCTCATTAACTCCTAAAACACTTGTTTTATATGAAGAAGATGGTAAACTAATAGTTCATAAAGTTTCTTCAACCCCTGAAGAAGCTCATAGAGCAGATAATATTTGGAAGGATGATATAATCTGA
- a CDS encoding purine-nucleoside phosphorylase, whose translation MTTKIEKASQFIKESTEIKPILGLILGSGLGYIADQVENPKVIEYKDIPFFPQSTVVGHEGSLVIGTIEGIPVIILKGRFHAYEGIELRDIVFPIYVMKNLGVKGLIITNAAGGINRTFSPGDIVVDVDFINFTFKNPLRGPNLENFGPRFPSLVDPVDKKWVKTVIEKCKKDNIELKEGTYLWTLGPSYETPSEIRMFDKYEADLVGMSTLPEVMAANHVGLKVISFSAVTNMAAGILPQPLRHEEVLRITEKIKEKFEKVVYNAIKLF comes from the coding sequence ATGACCACCAAAATCGAAAAAGCTTCTCAATTCATTAAGGAAAGTACAGAAATAAAACCAATTTTAGGATTAATATTAGGCTCTGGCCTTGGATACATCGCGGATCAAGTAGAAAATCCAAAGGTGATTGAGTACAAAGACATTCCTTTCTTCCCACAATCAACTGTAGTAGGGCATGAAGGATCTTTAGTGATAGGTACCATAGAGGGTATCCCTGTCATCATATTAAAAGGACGATTTCACGCCTATGAAGGGATTGAACTAAGAGATATTGTTTTCCCTATTTATGTGATGAAGAATTTAGGCGTTAAAGGCTTGATAATAACCAATGCAGCTGGAGGAATAAACAGAACTTTTTCTCCTGGTGATATAGTGGTAGATGTCGATTTCATCAATTTTACATTCAAAAATCCTTTAAGAGGCCCTAATTTAGAGAATTTTGGTCCAAGATTTCCTTCTTTAGTTGATCCTGTTGACAAAAAATGGGTGAAAACCGTTATTGAAAAATGTAAGAAAGATAATATAGAACTCAAAGAGGGGACTTATTTATGGACTTTGGGTCCATCTTATGAAACCCCTTCTGAAATTAGAATGTTTGATAAGTATGAAGCAGACCTGGTGGGTATGTCAACCTTACCAGAAGTGATGGCGGCGAATCATGTCGGTTTAAAAGTTATCTCATTTTCCGCTGTTACGAATATGGCTGCTGGTATTCTCCCACAACCTTTAAGACATGAAGAAGTCCTTAGAATAACTGAAAAAATAAAGGAAAAGTTTGAAAAGGTTGTATACAACGCTATTAAATTATTTTAA
- a CDS encoding M16 family metallopeptidase gives MYTHKILDNGLDVILINRDSMMSASVLFCVKVGSSKETKENAGLSHLIEHVSFRATKRKNTFEIKQPIEEVGGVLNAFTSKNFTVFFAKIPSLKVNETLEIMSEILYEPLFKEEDIEKEKGIILEEISSYEDEPINIVFENLYKNIYDDNFSRPIMGYKDSVMNIKKTTIEEFHNKYYQPENTVVIISGKFDEESVLKQLNRIKSIANLNSFKNNITSPSVVDKEIFIKKYKNDLASNYLVQGFKAPSKLDKSYYSTLVLNTFLGSGMSSLLFSKIREEEGLAYEVTSDYETYPKAGLLLFYAATTDKNLENLLGKIQEVVDDLKNNKEIEKWFNYGKKRLIGKLTLEVENNLSMALHILDLYVNYGKIMTIEEFIKNIEKVEIHNVIETANNIFSNNKYVSILSPNNQ, from the coding sequence TTGTATACTCATAAAATATTAGACAATGGTTTAGATGTAATTCTTATTAACAGGGATTCTATGATGAGTGCGTCCGTACTTTTTTGTGTGAAAGTAGGTTCCTCAAAAGAGACAAAAGAAAATGCAGGATTATCTCATCTCATTGAACATGTTTCTTTTCGAGCAACTAAAAGAAAAAACACCTTCGAAATTAAACAACCAATTGAAGAAGTAGGTGGTGTCTTAAATGCCTTCACTTCAAAGAATTTCACAGTATTTTTTGCAAAGATACCTTCTCTAAAAGTGAATGAAACACTAGAAATCATGTCAGAGATCCTTTATGAACCTTTATTCAAAGAAGAAGACATAGAAAAAGAAAAAGGTATAATATTAGAAGAAATCTCTTCATATGAAGATGAACCAATAAACATTGTATTTGAAAACTTATACAAAAATATATACGATGACAACTTTTCAAGACCTATAATGGGATACAAAGATTCCGTGATGAATATAAAGAAAACAACAATAGAAGAGTTCCACAACAAATACTATCAACCGGAAAATACAGTAGTCATAATATCAGGAAAGTTCGATGAGGAATCAGTATTGAAACAACTCAACCGAATAAAGAGCATTGCAAATTTGAACTCTTTTAAAAATAACATCACCAGTCCTTCGGTAGTTGACAAAGAAATCTTCATCAAAAAATACAAAAATGATTTAGCTAGCAATTATTTAGTTCAAGGATTTAAAGCACCTTCTAAATTAGATAAATCTTATTACTCTACACTAGTACTCAATACCTTCCTGGGAAGTGGAATGAGTTCCCTGCTATTTTCAAAAATTAGAGAAGAAGAAGGTTTAGCTTACGAAGTCACATCTGATTATGAAACTTATCCGAAAGCTGGTTTGCTATTATTTTATGCGGCAACAACCGATAAAAACCTAGAAAATCTACTCGGAAAAATACAGGAAGTTGTAGATGATCTCAAGAATAATAAAGAAATTGAAAAATGGTTCAATTACGGGAAAAAGAGATTAATCGGTAAATTGACTCTAGAAGTAGAAAATAATTTATCTATGGCCCTACATATTTTAGATTTGTATGTAAATTATGGTAAAATCATGACGATAGAAGAATTTATAAAAAATATAGAGAAGGTTGAAATTCATAACGTTATTGAAACGGCAAACAATATTTTTTCTAACAATAAATATGTTTCGATACTTTCACCGAACAATCAATAA
- a CDS encoding DHH family phosphoesterase: protein MSENLKDIVEEISKNDNILIVGHILPDGDDVSSLVSMTLGLEKLGKNVTAVIDDEIPEYLLQFPLVKSKIKKFEDIEETIYKNYDIMVILDCSSPDRIGRIEKFLNAFHVLLIDHHVTNTYFGNLNWVDPKMASTAQMVYRILSSLNVEYDKELATMNLLGIATDTGFFKYQNADVLVFKDVTELIEKGANINDISNTILDNIPLEQIYLYKDVISNLKLALNGQIAYSLLSLDMLSKYNILPKDSPSFVENLRSIRGVEIAIVFQEYEKDSYHVSLRSKKWADVSKIALNYGGGGHPRAAGFSIETNDIKQTMEEIVGYISKTIGNLSRNLAYQ, encoded by the coding sequence TTGTCCGAAAACCTAAAAGATATCGTAGAAGAAATAAGTAAGAATGATAATATTTTGATAGTAGGCCATATACTCCCGGATGGAGATGACGTTAGTAGTTTAGTATCGATGACATTAGGATTAGAAAAATTGGGAAAAAATGTGACGGCCGTCATCGACGATGAAATTCCCGAATATCTTTTACAATTCCCTTTGGTTAAATCGAAGATCAAAAAGTTCGAAGATATTGAAGAAACAATTTATAAAAATTACGATATTATGGTAATTTTAGACTGTTCTTCACCGGATAGAATAGGAAGAATTGAAAAATTTTTAAATGCTTTTCATGTCCTTTTAATCGATCACCACGTAACAAATACATATTTTGGAAATTTGAACTGGGTAGACCCCAAGATGGCTTCAACCGCTCAAATGGTCTATAGAATATTAAGTTCTTTAAATGTTGAATACGACAAAGAACTAGCCACAATGAATTTGTTGGGAATAGCAACCGATACCGGCTTCTTTAAATATCAAAATGCTGACGTTTTAGTTTTCAAAGATGTCACTGAATTGATTGAAAAAGGAGCAAATATCAACGATATTTCAAATACCATATTAGATAACATACCATTAGAGCAGATCTATTTGTACAAAGACGTCATTTCCAATCTTAAACTTGCCTTAAATGGCCAAATTGCTTACTCTTTATTATCCCTGGATATGCTTTCCAAATACAACATTTTACCAAAAGATTCGCCTTCTTTTGTGGAAAATCTTCGATCCATAAGAGGCGTTGAGATTGCTATTGTATTTCAAGAATATGAAAAAGATTCTTATCATGTTTCATTAAGATCCAAAAAGTGGGCAGATGTATCCAAGATCGCCCTTAATTATGGTGGCGGCGGTCATCCACGAGCAGCTGGATTTTCAATTGAAACAAACGATATAAAACAAACAATGGAAGAAATTGTCGGTTATATATCTAAAACGATTGGAAATCTCAGTCGTAACTTAGCCTATCAATAA
- a CDS encoding monovalent cation/H(+) antiporter subunit G, whose amino-acid sequence MIANILMGIGIIFLFAGSLGLFTMEDFYSKIQAIGIADTVGIISVIISLMLKYPENMARLLILSILILVLNPAISSIIAYHAAKSGEKVGRKIK is encoded by the coding sequence ATGATCGCCAATATTTTAATGGGAATAGGAATTATATTTCTTTTTGCAGGATCTTTAGGATTGTTTACTATGGAGGATTTCTATTCTAAAATTCAAGCAATCGGGATAGCAGACACAGTAGGAATAATCTCCGTTATAATCTCACTGATGCTCAAATATCCAGAAAACATGGCAAGATTACTCATATTATCTATCCTCATTCTAGTTTTAAATCCAGCAATCTCCTCAATAATTGCTTATCACGCTGCAAAGTCTGGTGAAAAGGTGGGCAGAAAAATCAAGTGA
- a CDS encoding DtxR family transcriptional regulator has protein sequence MAENISESLENYLRAIYILHIDGKIPRVRDISRILSVKDASSVEAIRKLEKYGYVKHERYGYVKLTEKGLLNAEKVYRRYIILIDFFVNVLGLSKEEAYSLSCGIEHHMNDNFYISLDGLMLFLKRNPIELTEAKKFISNYKKKMPHDFKTSLWDLNVSEVARIHDISGDSTLRKNIMDKGIYPGLTLKVIKKTDDMIEILVNEKVINLTSHESKHIIIGNLN, from the coding sequence TTGGCTGAAAATATCTCAGAAAGCCTCGAAAATTATTTGAGAGCGATTTATATTTTACATATCGACGGAAAAATACCAAGAGTAAGAGATATTTCACGAATATTGTCGGTAAAAGATGCTTCCTCAGTTGAAGCCATTAGAAAACTAGAAAAATATGGTTATGTTAAACATGAACGGTACGGTTATGTAAAACTAACGGAAAAAGGCTTGCTTAACGCCGAAAAGGTTTATAGAAGATACATAATTCTTATAGATTTTTTTGTCAACGTCTTAGGACTTTCAAAAGAAGAAGCATACAGCTTATCTTGTGGTATCGAGCACCACATGAATGATAATTTTTATATTTCTTTAGATGGATTGATGTTATTCCTTAAAAGAAACCCAATAGAGTTAACTGAAGCGAAGAAATTTATTTCAAATTATAAGAAGAAAATGCCTCATGACTTCAAAACTTCTCTCTGGGATTTGAATGTTTCCGAAGTTGCAAGAATACACGATATTTCAGGAGATTCTACATTAAGAAAAAACATAATGGACAAAGGCATATATCCTGGTTTAACTCTAAAAGTAATTAAGAAAACCGATGACATGATCGAAATTTTGGTTAATGAAAAAGTAATCAACCTTACGTCACATGAATCAAAGCATATAATAATAGGAAATCTAAATTAA
- a CDS encoding monovalent cation/H+ antiporter complex subunit F, with translation MILIKLILTKSKWEKVLSYSSFSSKAVILMLVFSLASDQSFLLDVIIIFLILNIWGVLIVSAYLERGGNKR, from the coding sequence ATGATTTTGATTAAGCTGATATTGACAAAATCAAAATGGGAAAAGGTACTTTCCTACTCTTCGTTTTCTTCAAAAGCGGTCATACTGATGTTAGTTTTTTCCCTTGCCTCTGATCAATCGTTTCTTTTAGACGTTATAATTATATTCTTAATTCTTAACATCTGGGGTGTTTTGATAGTATCCGCTTACCTGGAAAGAGGAGGTAATAAAAGATGA
- a CDS encoding HD-GYP domain-containing protein, with protein sequence MKKIPFYELKPGQIVAEDVFKESLLLIPKGTVLKSTDINRLRSHGIKTINVYDENDFIEKKIEEKISIEFENIPPIVEEETYNEWHQHFEFVKDITYLKDDPSELDSLAEDIYKKFLKTEDVVLNLFHALGNEALNSHSINTSIIASIIASKLNMPDVFFDSLVKTCLLHDIGYSLIGKRVIFDYIDLEDVTVRSHIVSAYETLKNIQKNIGKEIVDAISTHHERYDGTGIFMRLKENAISPLVRILQIGDAYDSYIEIGNSPYDAMSFLLRYSGLIFDPYYVSVFFSIVGLYPTGSQVILNNGKKATVVKKGKTSSFPIVECDGETIETGMETGLFIREVLKKGE encoded by the coding sequence ATGAAAAAAATCCCTTTTTATGAATTAAAACCCGGTCAAATAGTTGCAGAAGATGTTTTTAAAGAATCTCTTTTGTTAATTCCAAAAGGAACGGTCTTAAAATCAACTGACATTAACAGGTTAAGAAGTCACGGCATAAAGACCATAAATGTTTACGATGAAAATGATTTTATTGAAAAAAAGATTGAAGAAAAAATTTCCATAGAGTTTGAAAATATTCCCCCTATTGTAGAAGAGGAAACATATAATGAATGGCATCAACATTTTGAATTCGTAAAAGATATAACGTATTTAAAGGATGATCCTTCAGAATTGGATTCTCTCGCCGAAGATATTTATAAGAAATTTTTAAAAACTGAAGACGTCGTACTAAATTTATTCCATGCCCTAGGAAACGAAGCTTTAAATTCTCATTCTATAAATACATCGATTATTGCCTCTATAATTGCTTCAAAATTGAATATGCCAGATGTATTCTTCGACTCTCTTGTAAAAACGTGTTTGCTCCATGACATTGGATACAGCTTGATAGGAAAAAGAGTGATATTTGATTATATAGACCTAGAAGATGTAACGGTCAGATCTCATATTGTATCCGCTTATGAAACATTAAAAAATATTCAAAAAAATATAGGAAAAGAAATTGTAGATGCTATTTCTACCCACCACGAACGCTACGACGGAACTGGTATTTTTATGAGATTAAAAGAGAACGCTATAAGTCCCTTGGTAAGAATATTACAAATAGGAGACGCCTACGATTCCTACATAGAAATAGGGAACTCCCCATACGATGCAATGAGTTTTCTCTTAAGATACTCGGGATTAATTTTTGATCCGTATTATGTAAGTGTTTTCTTTTCAATAGTTGGGTTGTACCCAACAGGAAGCCAAGTTATTTTAAACAACGGCAAGAAGGCTACCGTTGTCAAGAAGGGGAAAACTTCATCTTTTCCAATAGTGGAATGTGATGGGGAAACAATTGAAACGGGAATGGAAACTGGTTTGTTCATCAGAGAAGTACTGAAAAAAGGAGAGTAA